The stretch of DNA AGGATGGAGATTTTTTCAGAGACGATGTTGATTTAAAAACAATGGCAAGGGGAATAATCGCGTTGTATCACGGCCTTACCATAATGAGAATAACCAATCGCAACGATAATACCGTCAGGGATTCATGGGTAAAGACAATGCTTTCAATATTTGCAGGTGCCGAAAAATAGAGTGAATTCGATGGACATGCCCACACAAAACAAGGAACTAATCAAAAGATTTTACGAATTATTCAAAAATAGCGACCAGGCTTATCGAGACCTTTGCCACAAAGATATCGAGTGGACGACGTTGGACGGCATGCCGCATGGTGGGAGATACGTGGGAGTAAAAGCGGTTTTTGAAGGCTATTTTGTAAAAATGCTCTCGAATTTTAAAGAATTTCATGCCAATCCTGATGAGTTTGTCGGAGTTGAGGACAAGGTAATTGTTTTTGGAAGATATTATGGAGAATCAAAGTCGGGCAAAAAATTTGATGTGCCTTTTTGTCATGTCTATACAGTGCAAGATGATAAAATTTTACGATTCAAGCAGTTTACGGATACCAAAAAGATCCAAGAATCCCTCTAGGCTTTCCAGTGATGCGCACTGTCCAGCAAAACCTGGCCATACTGCTTTCCAATGTCCGATTCTGTTTCATAAGAGACTGCTCCACTAGCAAGCAATTCACTGACCTTAAAAAAGTAAAACTCTAGATCCGGAGGACTAATCACAAGAGCGTGTCCACCATTTTTGCCCACAACAAATCTGTGTGGAGCCCCTTGAGGAACAAAAATCACGTCACCTGACTTTCCCATTATAGACTTGGTATCCAGCACGAACTCATAATCTCCTTCAATAATATAGAAGATCTCTGGCCCTTTTGGATGCATGTGCAGCGCAGGTCCCAGATTAGGTGGATGAATCACATCAAGTACTGTATATCTGCCGTTTGTTTCAGATGTAAGAGCCTTGATAGTGAATTTTGCGCCGTGAAAATCAAATGGTTTGTCCTTCACAAAAGAAATTACAGATTTGACGATATATCCTTTCTAGTTTGCGGTATCTAAACCTGCAAATACAGACCTAGCTGCGCTTTAGTCCCTCATTGAGAACCTGGTTTACCAAGGCTGAAAAACTGATATGGTTGTGCTCTTTCATCATTTGGTATTGTTTTTCTTTTAGACGCTTGTTCAGATCAATATTCATTGCAATTGTGACTCGCGTCCAGTCTCGCGCACTCATCAAAAATCTACTCCATTTGAAAAATTAGAGAAAAATCGCAAATGCATAGCGGGAGATAGGGGGAGCGCTATGCATTTGCCACGCAGGCATACGGCATCGAAACGATGTTGTTTGTGCAATAGTGGTATACGTGACGGATTATGTTCTCGCAGCATTTGCAAACTCTCTCAATTGGGAATTTGCAGGATCTGCAGTTTGAGACTACTAGTTCTGCGCCACATTTCCTACAACTTTCTTCCCGCATTTTGCAACCACCTTACGCTTTGTTGGATTTTTGTTACCAGTTCCCAAGGTAGTTTTGATGCATTCATCATGTTTCACCTACTCGATCGTCACTGCTTTTCCCTTTGGTTTTTGCTCGACTAGTCTGAATGAGACTTCGAGTATTCCATTGGAGTATGTTGCTTTGGTGGAATTTTCATCGATTTTGTATTTGAGAGGCACTTGTGTTTGGTATTTTCTGTCTCCATGTTCTGCACTGATCTTTACGTGTTTGTCCTCTATCGTTACCTTGATGTCTTTTTTCTCAACTCCTGGCATTTCTGCTAGGAGTTTGAGGGTGTTGCTGTTCTTGTCGACGACTTCGTCGACAAATGGTTCTCTTACATCAGATATTGCCAAGCCTGGAATTTGTGTTCCATACTGCTTGACAAGTGGCCTCCCATCATTCCCCACTGTCACAGTGTAACCATAGAAGTATGGTTTGTTTGCAAATTTTGTTAGTCCAAAGTCGTCATCCATGTTAAAAAATCGGTCTGACAAACTTCGAAACATTTGGTCGAAATGTGTATCAAACCACATATTTGATCACTTGGTATATGTAATATACATGACATTATTTTAATTTTTCTTTGTTCAAGATAATTAAATTACATATAGAATATTTTCTTACAAAAATTTATAAATTATTTTGTTAAATTACATCCCGGTGCTTTTATGACAACACCACAAATAGTTCTTCTCAAGGAAGGAACTACACAAACAAAGGGTAATGATGCCCAAAAAAACAACATCAGCGCTGCAAAACTCATAGGCGAACTGGTTCGAACTAGCCTCGGTCCAAGAGGAATGGACAAGATGCTAGTCGACACGCTAGGAGACGTGACCATCACAAATGATGGCGCAACCATCCTCAAGGAAATCGACGTGCAGCACCCAGCTGCCAAGATGATGGTTGAGATAAGCAAAGCAACAGACACCGAGGTCGGTGACGGAACAACATCAACAGTCGTTCTTGCCGGGGCCCTGCTTGAAAAAGCAGAAGAGCTCATTGGCAAAAATGTACATCCGACCGTAGTTGTCGATGGCTTCAAAAAAGCATCCGAAAAAGCAATTGCAGAACTACAACAGATAGGCATCAAAGTCGATCCACTCGACAAGAAGCTTCTCAAAAAAATTGCAGTGACTACGCTGTCATCAAAGCTGGTCTCATCAAATTCCGATGAGCTTGCA from Candidatus Nitrosotenuis aquarius encodes:
- a CDS encoding cupin domain-containing protein; the encoded protein is MKDKPFDFHGAKFTIKALTSETNGRYTVLDVIHPPNLGPALHMHPKGPEIFYIIEGDYEFVLDTKSIMGKSGDVIFVPQGAPHRFVVGKNGGHALVISPPDLEFYFFKVSELLASGAVSYETESDIGKQYGQVLLDSAHHWKA
- the hsp20 gene encoding archaeal heat shock protein Hsp20, producing MWFDTHFDQMFRSLSDRFFNMDDDFGLTKFANKPYFYGYTVTVGNDGRPLVKQYGTQIPGLAISDVREPFVDEVVDKNSNTLKLLAEMPGVEKKDIKVTIEDKHVKISAEHGDRKYQTQVPLKYKIDENSTKATYSNGILEVSFRLVEQKPKGKAVTIE
- a CDS encoding nuclear transport factor 2 family protein; its protein translation is MDMPTQNKELIKRFYELFKNSDQAYRDLCHKDIEWTTLDGMPHGGRYVGVKAVFEGYFVKMLSNFKEFHANPDEFVGVEDKVIVFGRYYGESKSGKKFDVPFCHVYTVQDDKILRFKQFTDTKKIQESL